Below is a genomic region from Acyrthosiphon pisum isolate AL4f unplaced genomic scaffold, pea_aphid_22Mar2018_4r6ur Scaffold_18052;HRSCAF=18727, whole genome shotgun sequence.
aaataaatttcaataatttattcaatattatacaaaattttattttattatcgttcATATTACGTTGAAGCAGTTGAGCGAGTGGCATATTTAGTTTCACAATTACATTTGGTTCTTCCACATTTGGTTATTATGTGTTCTACAAAGTGGTTAccttttgataataatacataaatacatttggaATTATGTCTCGAGTGTTCAATCCATGGAATGTCATCCTTCTTCCAGTTATGTAATACAAGTCCACAAGAGAAGCATTCAACAATATCTTGAACCCCTGTATATATAAATCCGCATTCAGacaatacatatttgttttgagGTATAGTTGgcggaaataaattatatgtttttaatcttGATGTGAATGTGGCATATTGCGGATATGTTGGATATGGTTGGTTTCGTACTAAAGAAACTAATGAAGAATAATCGCTGGTAGTTTTTTGaaagttcatgtttttttttttattttaaagaaaaaaatttaattgaaaatccttacttaaaaaataaatgtataggtaagt
It encodes:
- the LOC103311764 gene encoding death-associated inhibitor of apoptosis 1-like, with the translated sequence MNFQKTTSDYSSLVSLVRNQPYPTYPQYATFTSRLKTYNLFPPTIPQNKYVLSECGFIYTGVQDIVECFSCGLVLHNWKKDDIPWIEHSRHNSKCIYVLLSKGNHFVEHIITKCGRTKCNCETKYATRSTAST